One genomic segment of Anaerobiospirillum thomasii includes these proteins:
- a CDS encoding major capsid protein gives MAIMAPNAFARADEMLTLAEVYKRLDGNGGTDKIVECLAQQNAILEDIPWKMANMNDGNLTTLRTSLPTTYMRRINEGIKASKSSTAQVKESLAMMAVLSKVDAKLVELAGQGGGAEGKASAVWGEGKAFVEAMGQSATRVLFYGDPSNDPAEIRGLQTRYNTLDKKNPISEQIIDCGGTGNNLASIYIVDWGDDVFGIFPKGSTFGLKIDNLGQGLTQDENGNEFLAYRTLYQWDLGLAVANYRKVVRLCNINVEDLRTNKGIGKANVRDDADSTNLILKLQEGLDRLPNGVSGSTAIYMNGQVYSALNVLAQRSNQNIISIVNGENSFGTHTQWKTFSGAKLRRVDQLTTTESQLKA, from the coding sequence ATGGCAATTATGGCACCTAATGCTTTTGCAAGAGCAGACGAGATGCTGACCCTTGCGGAGGTTTATAAACGTCTTGACGGCAACGGAGGTACAGACAAAATCGTAGAATGTCTTGCACAGCAGAATGCGATTTTAGAGGACATACCTTGGAAAATGGCAAACATGAATGACGGCAACCTAACCACACTTAGAACCTCACTGCCGACCACTTACATGCGCCGTATCAATGAGGGTATTAAAGCAAGTAAATCAAGCACTGCACAGGTAAAGGAAAGCCTCGCTATGATGGCTGTTTTATCTAAAGTTGATGCCAAGCTTGTGGAATTGGCAGGCCAAGGTGGTGGCGCCGAGGGCAAGGCATCTGCTGTGTGGGGTGAGGGTAAAGCATTCGTAGAGGCTATGGGTCAGAGTGCAACACGTGTGTTATTCTATGGCGACCCATCAAACGATCCTGCCGAAATTCGTGGTCTACAGACTCGCTACAATACCCTTGATAAAAAGAACCCTATCTCCGAGCAGATTATTGATTGTGGTGGCACAGGCAACAATCTAGCTTCTATTTATATTGTTGATTGGGGTGATGACGTTTTCGGCATTTTTCCTAAAGGCTCTACTTTTGGTCTTAAGATTGACAACTTAGGACAAGGCCTCACTCAAGACGAGAACGGTAATGAGTTCCTAGCCTATCGTACTTTATATCAGTGGGATTTAGGTCTTGCTGTTGCCAACTATCGCAAGGTGGTTCGCCTCTGCAATATTAATGTAGAGGATCTTAGAACCAATAAAGGTATAGGCAAAGCTAATGTCCGTGATGATGCAGACAGTACTAACCTTATCTTGAAACTGCAAGAGGGCTTAGACCGTCTGCCTAATGGCGTATCAGGAAGCACTGCTATTTACATGAATGGTCAGGTTTATTCTGCCCTTAACGTATTGGCACAGCGTTCTAACCAAAATATCATCTCAATTGTAAACGGCGAAAATTCTTTTGGTACACATACACAGTGGAAGACCTTTAGTGGCGCCAAGTTAAGACGAGTAGATCAGCTCACCACTACCGAGTCACAGTTAAAAGCATAA
- a CDS encoding terminase large subunit domain-containing protein has product MAELNLEFDFVPRSWQKECMQNQTRFTVLALHRRAGKTTLALAELIMYALKKKGLYVYIAPTLKQASLVAWKPLKQFVQQFMNVDVGGGKKMNFVEVYESDHSVRFMNGSEIRLLGSDNPDSIRGSKISGTIIDEVAQIPNELWTEVVYPALIDSQGWALFIGTPKGINLFSELYFKGQDPQFKPQWSSRKYTVYQTEALNPHDIEMLKRDLDNNTFAREFLCDFNASAEDQLINIDMVNTAMGTDYKPSVLGQYKVFMGCDIARYGNDKTAVCIRRGVKVLDVISWNGASIVETCDRIMNLQNQFKADRMFVDGTGVGGGAVDILRRMNTTLPIFDINFGQRSTLSEYMDKRTEMWFKMAKWLEGGGALPQINELKNELSAPTYIKDDNSKYKLESKKAIKKRLGWSPDLADSIALTFAGYEEEVKASPRQELMSSLMNNANSNPFMRFEDRITHSDREQRLQREFEIMQMLGEL; this is encoded by the coding sequence ATGGCCGAGCTAAATTTAGAGTTTGATTTTGTGCCACGCAGTTGGCAAAAAGAATGTATGCAAAATCAGACTAGATTTACAGTGCTCGCATTACACAGACGTGCAGGCAAAACTACTCTCGCCTTGGCCGAGCTCATCATGTATGCGCTCAAGAAAAAAGGTCTGTATGTGTATATTGCCCCTACACTTAAGCAGGCCTCACTTGTTGCATGGAAGCCACTTAAGCAATTTGTACAGCAGTTTATGAATGTTGATGTCGGCGGTGGCAAAAAGATGAATTTTGTTGAGGTCTATGAGAGCGATCACAGTGTGCGTTTTATGAATGGCAGTGAGATCCGTCTGCTAGGCTCCGATAATCCTGACAGTATCCGTGGCTCAAAAATCAGTGGCACTATCATTGACGAGGTGGCACAGATACCAAATGAGTTATGGACAGAGGTTGTATACCCTGCCTTGATTGACAGCCAAGGGTGGGCTTTATTTATTGGAACCCCTAAAGGCATTAATCTTTTTTCAGAACTTTATTTTAAGGGGCAAGACCCACAGTTTAAACCACAGTGGAGTTCACGCAAGTATACCGTCTATCAGACCGAGGCACTCAATCCACATGACATTGAGATGTTAAAACGAGACCTTGATAACAATACATTTGCACGTGAATTTTTGTGCGACTTCAATGCGTCAGCAGAGGATCAGCTCATTAACATTGACATGGTAAACACAGCTATGGGCACTGATTACAAGCCGTCCGTATTAGGCCAATACAAGGTGTTTATGGGTTGCGATATTGCACGATACGGTAACGATAAAACAGCTGTGTGCATAAGGCGAGGCGTAAAGGTTCTTGATGTCATCTCTTGGAATGGAGCGTCAATTGTGGAGACCTGCGATCGCATAATGAATTTACAAAATCAGTTTAAAGCCGACCGAATGTTTGTGGACGGTACAGGTGTCGGTGGTGGCGCTGTAGATATTCTAAGGCGCATGAATACAACTTTACCTATCTTTGATATTAACTTTGGCCAACGTTCCACATTAAGCGAGTATATGGATAAGCGTACAGAGATGTGGTTCAAAATGGCTAAATGGCTTGAGGGTGGTGGGGCATTACCACAGATTAACGAGCTTAAGAATGAATTATCGGCTCCGACCTACATTAAAGATGACAATTCAAAGTATAAGCTTGAGAGTAAAAAGGCTATTAAAAAGCGCTTAGGTTGGTCTCCTGACCTAGCCGACTCTATAGCCCTGACTTTTGCAGGGTATGAAGAGGAGGTTAAGGCAAGCCCTCGGCAGGAGCTTATGTCGTCCCTGATGAATAATGCAAACTCTAACCCTTTCATGCGTTTTGAAGATCGCATTACACATTCAGACCGTGAGCAAAGATTACAGCGTGAATTTGAAATTATGCAGATGTTAGGAGAGCTGTAA
- the tmk gene encoding dTMP kinase has protein sequence MNKGIYIALEGMDGVGKSTVMPYIEDYIKSKGREVVTVREIGSTPLGERLRDIIKSNCPMDATSEFLLMLTARHQLFNDVVRPALADGKVVISDRYYMSTIAYQCAGRRLNYALVETMHKNLSLWTYADYVFILQKPFDDAIKAQGGGDRFESSLDYQLRVYNFYANQGYPVFDKKNCGHIFNIDVHPDPNVTARHVTNKLSFL, from the coding sequence ATGAATAAAGGAATATATATAGCATTGGAAGGTATGGACGGTGTAGGCAAAAGCACAGTGATGCCGTACATAGAGGACTATATCAAGTCTAAGGGACGTGAGGTGGTAACCGTCCGAGAGATAGGCTCTACACCTTTAGGCGAACGGTTGCGTGACATTATCAAGTCCAACTGCCCTATGGACGCCACAAGCGAATTCCTCTTAATGCTCACAGCTCGGCATCAGCTTTTTAACGATGTAGTGCGCCCTGCCCTTGCCGATGGAAAGGTTGTCATATCTGATAGATACTATATGTCAACAATAGCCTATCAGTGCGCAGGGCGTCGGCTAAACTATGCACTTGTTGAGACTATGCATAAAAACTTGAGCCTATGGACTTATGCTGATTATGTCTTTATCCTGCAAAAACCTTTTGACGATGCTATAAAAGCTCAAGGTGGGGGCGATCGTTTTGAGAGCAGTCTAGACTATCAGCTCCGTGTTTATAACTTTTACGCTAATCAGGGCTATCCTGTCTTTGATAAAAAGAATTGTGGCCATATCTTTAATATAGATGTTCACCCTGATCCTAATGTCACTGCTAGACATGTCACAAATAAGCTAAGTTTCCTTTAA
- a CDS encoding Rha family transcriptional regulator, whose protein sequence is MTDIIVQDKLNVAEVEVKNINNRLVTTSRNIAQVFNKRHADVLRDVKNLIDNQGNFIERNFALNEYKDPIGRTLPEYLITKDGVTLLVMGYTGEKAMQFKIAYINKFNDMEKALNGGRVPNFADPIAMAREWADQQEKLLLAEKQRDDAIKTKAWIGSKREATAMNTASRLSRENEMLLTEIGNSKTYKTVKAIPWLKNYFALSKGTYIQIGRKLSALSERMGVKTLQIEDSNYGEVKGYHVSVINKFKELVDSDNTYLNKYRLAD, encoded by the coding sequence ATGACAGACATTATCGTACAGGACAAATTAAACGTGGCAGAAGTTGAAGTTAAAAATATAAACAATCGTCTTGTAACAACTTCTAGAAATATAGCTCAAGTGTTTAATAAAAGACACGCAGACGTTTTAAGAGACGTTAAGAATCTTATTGATAATCAAGGCAATTTTATTGAACGCAATTTTGCGTTGAATGAATATAAGGATCCTATAGGGCGTACATTGCCTGAATATCTTATAACCAAAGACGGCGTAACCCTTTTGGTCATGGGGTATACAGGTGAAAAGGCTATGCAATTTAAGATAGCCTACATTAATAAGTTTAATGATATGGAGAAAGCCTTAAATGGTGGCAGAGTACCAAACTTTGCAGACCCTATAGCCATGGCTAGAGAGTGGGCTGATCAACAGGAGAAACTTCTATTAGCTGAAAAGCAAAGAGACGATGCTATTAAGACTAAAGCATGGATAGGCTCCAAGCGTGAGGCAACTGCCATGAATACAGCATCAAGACTTTCAAGAGAGAATGAGATGTTACTAACCGAGATAGGCAACAGCAAGACCTATAAGACTGTAAAGGCCATACCGTGGCTTAAGAATTACTTTGCCTTGAGCAAGGGAACCTACATACAGATAGGTCGCAAGCTGTCTGCACTGTCCGAGCGTATGGGCGTTAAGACATTACAGATAGAGGATAGTAATTACGGCGAGGTTAAGGGCTACCATGTCTCTGTAATTAACAAGTTCAAAGAGCTTGTAGATAGCGACAACACCTATTTAAACAAATACAGATTAGCTGATTAG
- a CDS encoding DUF4376 domain-containing protein yields the protein MTDLNDITDFETENAYTPYYKLDNGKVYDKDKLKFVDNSDADYKAFIDAGNEPLSINNGYTVQELKDSVLKFYGWPIGDCLLTLDELKQNKLLELETRSAKFEDNLNKNMYFKSSLGFKCNGDRRTRSNLEDLISTFALVSQGQTSVDYRDYDNHVQKVTLENLKTLLAEHIGNGLNIYQQKWALQDKINNAQSVDELNKIKIEYEMKDYTA from the coding sequence ATGACAGACCTAAACGACATTACAGACTTTGAAACTGAAAATGCATACACCCCTTACTACAAGTTAGATAACGGCAAGGTGTATGACAAGGACAAGCTTAAGTTTGTTGACAATTCAGATGCAGATTATAAGGCCTTTATTGATGCAGGTAATGAACCCTTATCAATTAACAATGGCTATACTGTACAGGAATTAAAAGACAGCGTGCTTAAGTTTTATGGTTGGCCTATTGGCGACTGCTTGCTTACATTAGACGAGCTTAAGCAGAATAAATTACTTGAGCTTGAGACAAGGTCGGCTAAGTTTGAGGACAACTTAAACAAAAACATGTACTTTAAATCAAGCCTTGGCTTTAAATGTAATGGCGATAGACGTACTCGCTCCAACCTAGAGGATTTAATATCAACTTTTGCCCTTGTTTCTCAAGGTCAAACTTCAGTTGATTATCGTGACTATGATAACCACGTACAAAAGGTAACCCTTGAAAACCTTAAGACGCTGTTGGCAGAACACATTGGTAATGGTCTTAACATTTATCAGCAAAAGTGGGCATTACAAGATAAGATTAATAATGCTCAATCAGTTGATGAGTTAAATAAAATCAAGATTGAATATGAGATGAAAGATTATACAGCCTAG
- a CDS encoding portal protein: MFKTDEEKIKALKRRYDSLVSERAPWIKWYRDVCKYISPFSGALNIDRSYKFIFNDHASYCLDILVSGLASGSTSPLRPWFRLLPPNEELAKDKEVQRYFGQAQEILNKIFQRSNTYNSLHVFYQELCLFGVAVDLIYDDLENVITHHVLTAGEYCIASNTKGEIDTVYREFELTVAQAVKFFDFDKLNNTIKEQYKHGQLEKKHPFIHAIEPRADRDLKSSLAVDMPYASFYFQKDGTKILRESGFKHFPALVARWNVVGLNCYGTSPCTRALPDIKQLQFLVERLSRIADRIADPPIQAPDSARMSPLNISAGGKNFLPSVNSDNAVRPIYNQDDSFQYLINMVKDLEEKLNQKFYVSLFLMLQGAQNNRKTTIEVYGLQEEQRLILGQVTERLSKEVQQPLVKYTFYKCQELGIFGELPQALEGMDFEVEIQSVFAQAQRAVDINAYDRFFSTIQTLSATQPEVIDRINIDGTVDEYAERLGVSYKILKTEKEAQEIRDARAQQQQAMLEAEQMQKMGSTMQSLAQAQQSGANASLATQQLEPIEDVML; this comes from the coding sequence ATGTTTAAAACGGACGAGGAGAAAATCAAGGCTCTAAAGAGACGCTATGACAGCCTTGTAAGCGAGCGTGCTCCTTGGATTAAGTGGTATAGAGACGTCTGCAAATATATCAGTCCATTCAGTGGAGCTTTAAATATAGATAGGTCATATAAATTTATCTTTAACGACCACGCCTCTTACTGTTTAGATATTCTTGTCAGTGGTCTAGCTAGTGGCTCTACATCACCGTTAAGACCATGGTTTAGACTTCTGCCTCCTAATGAGGAGCTAGCTAAAGACAAGGAAGTGCAACGCTACTTTGGACAGGCGCAGGAGATTTTAAATAAGATTTTTCAGCGCTCAAATACTTACAACTCCTTACACGTCTTTTATCAAGAGCTGTGTTTGTTTGGTGTGGCTGTAGATTTAATCTATGATGACCTTGAGAATGTTATTACACATCACGTCTTAACAGCAGGCGAATACTGCATAGCATCAAACACTAAGGGAGAGATAGATACGGTCTATCGTGAGTTTGAACTGACTGTAGCGCAGGCTGTTAAATTCTTTGACTTTGACAAGTTAAACAACACAATCAAGGAGCAGTATAAGCACGGACAGCTAGAAAAGAAGCATCCTTTTATTCATGCTATTGAACCACGAGCAGACCGTGATCTCAAGTCTAGCCTAGCTGTAGATATGCCGTATGCGTCGTTTTATTTTCAAAAAGACGGTACCAAGATTTTAAGAGAAAGTGGCTTTAAACATTTTCCTGCCTTGGTCGCTAGGTGGAATGTGGTCGGCCTTAATTGCTATGGAACAAGTCCATGCACAAGAGCCTTGCCTGACATTAAACAGTTGCAATTCTTGGTTGAGCGTCTATCACGTATTGCCGATCGTATAGCTGACCCACCAATTCAGGCGCCTGACAGTGCACGCATGAGTCCTTTAAACATATCAGCAGGTGGCAAAAACTTTTTACCTAGTGTTAATTCAGACAATGCTGTTAGACCTATCTACAATCAAGATGATAGTTTTCAGTACCTTATTAACATGGTCAAGGATTTAGAGGAGAAACTAAATCAGAAGTTCTATGTGTCTTTATTCTTGATGCTACAAGGAGCACAGAACAATCGCAAGACCACGATTGAGGTATACGGCCTACAGGAAGAGCAAAGATTAATCTTAGGACAGGTAACCGAACGACTATCAAAAGAAGTACAGCAACCCCTTGTTAAATATACTTTTTATAAGTGCCAAGAGTTAGGCATATTTGGCGAACTGCCACAAGCCCTTGAGGGTATGGATTTTGAGGTAGAGATCCAATCCGTATTTGCACAGGCTCAAAGAGCTGTAGACATTAACGCATATGACAGGTTCTTTAGCACTATTCAGACCCTATCAGCCACACAGCCTGAAGTTATTGATCGTATCAATATTGACGGCACTGTAGATGAATATGCCGAGCGTTTAGGTGTCTCATACAAGATCCTTAAGACCGAGAAGGAAGCTCAAGAGATACGAGATGCAAGAGCACAGCAACAGCAGGCTATGCTTGAGGCAGAGCAGATGCAAAAAATGGGTTCTACTATGCAGTCCTTAGCACAGGCACAGCAGAGTGGAGCTAACGCCTCACTAGCTACACAGCAGTTAGAACCTATTGAGGACGTGATGCTATGA
- a CDS encoding IS256 family transposase, translating to MARIKHSPMAEKIADLIMEHYNPKDAQSAQDAIKEAFAPVFERILNTELDAHLGYSKSSTDEKETTNRRNGYSKKTIQGSFGEAEINTPRDREGTFEPVIIPKREKDVSQIEQKVLAMYARGMSQRDISSTIEEIYGFKLSQDKISTITDLILSDVNEWLNRPLKPLYTFVFVDCIYVKMKNDKGSTENHAVYVILGLDAEGYKEVLGLYISPTESKSCWMNIFDNIKSRGVKDILFLSMDGVSGLEDGVKSIFPQTVVQRCIVHLIRNACKYVPYKDLKAFCADCKAMYGAINAEAAEEALLHLIDKWGDKYPGAIRVWENNFNHVTQLFNYPSAIRKIMYTTNAIEAVNSSLRKVTKIGMFENKNAVFKVFYLRITGDLAKKWGVSRVRNWTSVLNQMTCIDSLAERIRPYIN from the coding sequence ATGGCAAGAATTAAACATAGCCCAATGGCTGAAAAGATAGCTGACCTTATAATGGAGCACTACAACCCAAAAGATGCCCAGAGTGCTCAAGATGCTATTAAAGAAGCATTTGCACCTGTTTTTGAAAGGATCCTTAATACTGAGCTTGATGCTCATTTAGGCTATAGCAAGAGCAGCACTGATGAGAAGGAGACCACCAACAGGCGCAACGGCTATTCTAAGAAAACCATTCAAGGCTCATTTGGTGAGGCAGAGATCAACACTCCACGTGATCGTGAAGGAACCTTTGAGCCAGTAATTATCCCAAAAAGGGAAAAAGACGTATCTCAGATAGAGCAAAAGGTCCTGGCCATGTATGCAAGAGGCATGAGTCAGAGGGATATAAGCTCAACCATTGAGGAAATCTATGGTTTTAAGCTCTCTCAAGACAAGATCTCCACTATAACGGACCTTATCCTGTCGGATGTTAATGAGTGGCTTAACAGGCCGTTAAAGCCTCTGTATACCTTTGTCTTTGTAGACTGCATCTATGTCAAGATGAAGAATGACAAGGGCTCTACAGAGAATCATGCCGTATATGTAATATTAGGCTTAGATGCTGAGGGGTATAAAGAGGTTTTGGGGCTTTATATATCCCCAACAGAGTCAAAGTCATGTTGGATGAATATATTTGACAATATCAAGAGCAGAGGCGTTAAGGACATACTTTTCCTGTCTATGGACGGTGTCTCTGGTCTTGAAGACGGAGTAAAGTCTATATTCCCGCAGACAGTTGTACAAAGATGCATTGTGCACCTTATACGCAATGCCTGTAAATATGTCCCTTACAAGGATTTAAAGGCTTTCTGTGCCGACTGCAAGGCAATGTATGGAGCTATTAATGCAGAGGCAGCTGAGGAAGCTCTGCTGCACCTTATAGACAAATGGGGTGATAAATACCCTGGAGCTATAAGGGTGTGGGAGAACAATTTCAACCATGTAACACAGCTGTTTAACTATCCATCGGCAATACGCAAAATCATGTACACCACTAATGCTATAGAGGCCGTAAACTCCAGCTTACGTAAGGTCACTAAAATAGGTATGTTTGAGAACAAGAATGCCGTGTTTAAAGTCTTTTATTTAAGAATTACAGGCGACCTGGCCAAGAAATGGGGTGTGAGCAGAGTCAGGAACTGGACATCTGTCTTAAACCAGATGACATGCATTGATAGTCTGGCTGAACGTATAAGGCCATATATAAACTAG
- a CDS encoding DNA adenine methylase: MLPILKHLGGKKLEIRYFEHLVPTHYDRYYEPFFGGGAVFWHLARPHSVISDLNENIINFYLELKHNAEQVRADIAVLKEYHDSLETMDAKKAFYYEVRDAVNGLESQFIGLNKWALFFTLNKMAFHGIVRYKKNGDINSHYGFKGKFHGAYLLDENLELLKTTEILCADYQDALSTATENDFVFLDPPYNCIENKYGNGAKWKEQDFIRLKSYLSTAPFKYIMTINSTELTRDLFGGQVKDKYYKHYCFNREGTEICVN; the protein is encoded by the coding sequence ATGCTACCGATACTCAAACACTTAGGTGGAAAGAAACTTGAGATAAGATACTTTGAACATTTAGTACCTACTCACTATGACAGATACTATGAGCCATTCTTTGGTGGTGGCGCTGTGTTTTGGCACTTAGCAAGACCTCACAGTGTTATTAGCGACCTTAATGAAAACATTATTAACTTTTATTTAGAGCTCAAACACAATGCCGAGCAGGTTCGTGCAGACATAGCTGTCTTAAAAGAATATCACGATAGCCTTGAGACCATGGACGCTAAAAAAGCTTTCTATTATGAGGTAAGAGACGCTGTCAATGGGCTTGAGTCTCAATTCATAGGCCTTAACAAGTGGGCCCTATTCTTTACATTAAACAAAATGGCTTTCCATGGCATTGTCAGATATAAAAAGAATGGAGATATTAATTCACACTATGGGTTTAAAGGCAAGTTTCACGGCGCCTATTTACTTGATGAGAACCTAGAGCTCCTTAAGACAACCGAGATCTTATGTGCTGACTATCAGGACGCCCTAAGTACAGCCACTGAAAACGATTTTGTATTCTTAGATCCTCCGTACAATTGTATAGAAAACAAATACGGTAACGGCGCAAAATGGAAAGAGCAGGACTTCATACGATTAAAATCGTACCTATCCACTGCGCCTTTTAAATATATCATGACAATTAACAGCACGGAATTAACGAGGGACTTGTTTGGTGGGCAGGTTAAGGATAAGTATTATAAACACTATTGTTTCAATCGGGAGGGAACGGAGATCTGTGTAAACTAA
- a CDS encoding BRO-N domain-containing protein, with the protein MSNVSIFNFNANKVRTAIINNQVWFCKKDVLTALNISYKSDINKSLDPNGVVNNSLVTSTRGVQTLAFVNEPNLYRIIFKSRKAEARAFQDWVFNEVLPQIRKTGQYAVPKIDKSLSYVKKLDVIKQSLPSEIGATLDEIIDKAKKQGFMIASNPNCKNATRLDMNVNAEERLFDMFNKLNLSVEAKAELKRTLEEIRDNEASRVRANALEELKPIKKFIDTVGMYQDELRDFTAKSLRQSDCPPIMPFICASLPQLRHKLG; encoded by the coding sequence ATGTCTAACGTATCTATATTCAACTTTAATGCCAACAAAGTGCGCACCGCTATCATTAACAACCAAGTATGGTTTTGCAAAAAAGATGTCCTCACAGCACTTAATATATCGTATAAAAGTGACATTAATAAATCCCTAGATCCTAATGGGGTAGTTAATAACTCCCTCGTTACTTCGACAAGGGGTGTGCAGACATTAGCATTTGTTAATGAGCCGAACCTGTACCGTATTATTTTCAAGTCAAGGAAAGCAGAGGCTAGAGCTTTTCAGGATTGGGTATTCAACGAGGTGTTGCCACAAATACGCAAAACAGGGCAGTATGCTGTGCCTAAGATTGACAAGAGCCTGTCCTATGTTAAAAAGCTAGACGTTATCAAGCAGAGCTTGCCTAGTGAAATAGGTGCCACATTAGATGAGATTATAGACAAGGCTAAAAAGCAGGGCTTTATGATAGCGTCTAATCCAAACTGCAAAAACGCCACAAGACTTGATATGAATGTAAATGCCGAGGAGCGCTTGTTTGATATGTTTAACAAGTTGAATTTAAGTGTAGAGGCTAAGGCTGAATTAAAGAGAACCCTAGAGGAGATTAGGGATAACGAGGCTAGCCGTGTGAGAGCGAACGCCTTAGAGGAGCTCAAGCCTATTAAGAAATTCATTGATACGGTCGGTATGTACCAAGATGAACTAAGAGACTTTACTGCTAAATCCCTAAGGCAGTCCGACTGTCCACCCATCATGCCTTTTATATGTGCATCACTGCCACAATTAAGACACAAACTTGGCTAA